In Diceros bicornis minor isolate mBicDic1 chromosome 13, mDicBic1.mat.cur, whole genome shotgun sequence, the sequence GGCCTCCCTGCTTCCACACTCGCTGCTGTCTTGCCTTCCCCACTTCCTTTTACTGATAGACTCATCCCCCACACCCACTCCCAGCAGAATGAATCAGCGGAGCCCCTCCCGCTTCCGCACTCCCACAGCAAAACCACACTTCTTCAAAAGGTCTCCTGTTAGGATACTGGTTTACATGCAGGCTCTCTGCACCTAGACTGACTTCTTCGGGGTAGAGGTTAACTTATTCATCCTCATTTAGACCTCTTTAGGCCCAACACAGAAGCgttcaataaatgcttttgaGCTAAATCAACTTGGCCAAACCTCGGGGCCCTCCCACTCCAAGAAGCTCTTACCACGAGGTCAGTGACAGTGTAGGCATTGGGTGGGGCTGTCTCGCCCACCCGATGATGGGACACAGGCCCCACGCGGAGGACACCCTCCTCCTTGAACACCCAGCGGGAGAGGGCCACAGCTAGCTCATAGTTGCCTGTCTGGGAATACCTGCAGAAGGGAAACAGGACAGGCTAGAGCACCGGCACCAACTTCTTTCCAGTGGGGCCTCATAAGCCAGACTGATCACCAGTGTAAACGGCACTAAGCGAGTTCCTGCCTGTAGGCCATACATAGCTAGGTATCCTGACTAAAGGGAacacaggaaaaaatgaaaagatgtgaGGTGGTGTTGCTTTGGTGTCACCTGCACAATAAATACACAATTTTCTAATCGTCTCTAGACACACCATTACTAAAAAAGTCTGGAGTGCCGACACCAGCAATACAGCAACAAAGTCAAGtcatcaaataattttaaagcacCTGAAGATACTTAGCCTCTGGGACTTCTAGCTCAAAGGCTCCTTCCTCATCCGAGTCCTCCCCATCTGCACAGACCCCACCACCCAGACCACACGGCCCTAAGCCTCCTGGCGTGTACCTCTGGGCGCCGGGCGTGGCCTTCTGCACTGCTGAGTTGAAGAAGGCATCGCTGAAGAAGTCGAGGGAGCCGCTGAAGATGACCCGGGCGTTGTTCCTGGCCTGGAGCCCAGCAATGAGGAGGGTGTTCTTCCCCACTGCATGGGGGTACTGGGAACAAGATGAGGCCGTCACCCAGGAGCGCCAGGGCAAGAGGACAGCAGGCTAGACCTGAACAACCCAGGCCCCAGCTGAGGGCGGAAGCTGAGACCCCACGGCTTCTGCCCACTTCCCGCTCCCACCAACTGCTCATTTCATCAGCCTCCGCAAAGCGTGCTGTCCCGCTTAGTTCTTATCTTCAAATAAACAAGCACTTTGCTACTGGGCCCAGGAGCTGGAGGCCTCAAGGCCGCAAAGGCCCCTCACCTGGGTGACAGGTTTATCCGGGAAGAAGGAGTAAGAGGTGGAAGAGCCCGTCAGGATGTCCAGCACCAAAGGATTGTCAGGATCGGCCACCATCCTGCAGCAGGAGAAGAGAAGCGCCCCACGCTGAGCCCAAGCACTGAGCCCAAAGGACCTGGGGGCCCCGAGGCCCATTTCTTCACAGGAATGAATCCCACTTTCTTAATAACAGCATCGGTTAACCATGAAGTCTGACTCTTAATGTCATGTCATAAATCAATCTCATCCACATCCTTTGGGGGAAAGAATGCCCCCAAATAATGACAAGTTTGGGTTGGTTTCCTGACAAAAGAAAGTGATCCCCTGTTCCCCCAGGTTTCTGCTGGCCTCTCCCTGCTCACTCACCCAACACCTCGAAAGAGGATGGGATTTAGCGATGATTTCCCAACAATGGTCGGGGCCTTCAGCAGGTTCTCAGTGTCAGCCACGATGAGCGTATGCtgcaagggcagagggagagacaggTGCTCAGGAAAAGGTGCCCCCAAGCCTGGGAGTCCCTCCCGACTCCCTCTTGGTTTCTAGGCTGAGCTTTGCTGTGAGAGCCTGACACCTGGAAGATGACAGGCCTGATTACCTGCCCAAGGTCTGAGATGTCATAGTTGTGATGGTCAATGACAGCTGTTTTCTCCTCGTCAAACTCGATGCCACACTCACTGCCCAGCTCTCGAAGAGGGTCACCTGCACAGACCCAGGAGATGCCTGGCTGAGCCCTTACAGGTGGGCCCTGGGCCAAGCAGTGTCACTTGTCCTAGCATCCTCATGACTCACTCTCCACCAGTCATCCATAGGGCCCTGCGGCTTCACTAGGCCAGGCTCAGCCCCAGCTGGACCCCTGGACAACAGCATGGTATTCTGCCTGCAGGGGTCAGAATCTGAATTGATAAACAAAAACAATCTGGCCTCTCCCTCCACAAGTACACAGTGACCTTGGTTCTGCACAAAAACCCCTGTGAAGCAAAGTAATGACCTCAGGCAAACAACCTGGATGAGCCTGGCTTACAATGCTTTGCTCTTCCTCATCATCATCCCACCAAGAAACCCACCCAGCATGGTTTTAAAAATCTGTCaatactgaaaaaaatgaaacaagattggccaggTGTTGTTAATTGTTGCAGCTGAGTGATAAGTACCCGGGGTTCAGGATACTACTCTCTCCCTACTTCTAAGTATCTCTGAAAACGTCCAAAATAGGAAACAAGAAATAATCTGTCAAATACTTTGAACTCTGCCCAATTAGCCTCCCCATTTGCCTTCTTTCTGTGAGAGAAGAgccaccagaaaaaaaagaaaaacaaaaacaataaatgggAAAAACCAAAaacaggaggggaaaaaaaaaaagaaaacaaggttcCCAGTCCTTAAAAGGACCCACatcatttggggccagcccagtggcgtagcggttaaggtcgcacactccgctttggcggcttggggttcaagggtttggatcctgggcgcagacctacacgctgctcatcaagccatgctgtggtggcgacccacatacaaaacagaggaagactggcacagatgttagctcagcgacaatcttcctcaagcataaagaggaagattggcaacagatgttagctcagggccaatcttcctcaccaaaaacaaaaaaaagacctGCATCTTATTGACTCTGGTCACAGGAAAGCATGGGAGGGATGGAATGGCTCTGTAGTTCCCTCACTCACTCTTCAGCAAGGTCCACCCCATGAACGCCAGTTTGGCAGCTTCCATTTGTAAAGCTCTCCAAGCTCCCTGGAGAAACGGTGGAAAGTACCAGAACTTGCCAGGTCAGACTTACCAATGTCTGAGCTGGCAGCCACCAGGACACTGCCTCCACCGTCAATAAAGGTACTGATGGTCTCCACATTGATGTTGCCTCCAAAATCTGAAAGAAGCACAGACTCAGTGACCCAGAAGGTTCCTCTCACTGCTCCTCCGACACTTGGGCGGGTGAAGGTGAACTGCAGAGCAGCTACAATCAGTCACACAACAGCGCCCTCTGGAGGCCAAAACAGAAGGACTGTCTACCATACATTCCCAACTAGGGCAATTCTCCCATTTTCCCAATGTGAAGATCCAAAAGAACGGCTCGAATTCATCAACTTTTAGAAGTACAAATCAAACAGTCAAACACCTAGCAATCGTAGTTGTCAAGTTAGTTATACATATTTCAAGTCAGATGTAAACATTTGTTTACAAATGCTGCATTTTTCCATTCACATTTCATGAAACAACTTCATTCAAACTCATCACCTGCACGTTTCACATCAGCATATTTGTCATCACTAGAGCTACTTTTGGGGTCACCTGACACAGTTTTCCAGAGCCCATCAACTTCACTTCCATCTAAACTGAGAAAGAGCACTTTGAATCTGAGGATGCTGCTGTCACTTGACACTTGACACTAGCACTCACTTGCCCAACCTGAGCAGTTTTCTTCCCTATTAATCCTACAGAGTTAAATCCATGGTAGCCACAACGGAACCACTCTGCATACTGCTTTTATTAAAGCGGCCACCAAAAAGGCTCGTTAATTTCCTACATTTGTAATTGTGAGACCATACTCTTTTTTGGTCAATTGATTCGGTCAGGTGACTGCCACAAGCATCCAAAACCAGCACTGAGTGGGACTCTCGTAGGCTCCAGAGTCTTCCCCAAAGTGTACCCTGATGTTAACATAATGTAACGGCAGAAGCGCTCAGTAATTCACCTATTCATTAAGTGAAAATTATCTCTTGTGtgttgagaagaaaaataaaggggataatgggggcagggggagccgtTAAATAAAGGCTGGTCAGGGAAGACCTCGGGCAAGTGGCATCTGAGAAGGTGTGGGAGTGAGCCAGGCAGCAGGGGGTCAGAGCATTCCAGGCATCGGGAATGACAGGTGCAAGGTCCCCGAGGCAGTGAGCCTGTTAGCTGCTGGAGCCCAGTGTGGCTCAGCTGGAGAGAGTGAAGAGGTGAGTAACAGCAGAGGAGGCAGCGCTGAAGAGGGGACGGCAGTTCACGTAGGGCTCTGTCGGCCCCAGGAAGATGATGGCCGTGGGGAGGAGCCACTGGAGGCTCTTGAGCACGAGACCAATATCAACTGATTTATACTTTTAAATGATGCTTCTGGTAGCTGGAGGCAAAAGGGTGACAACAGTGATGTGGGGCAGGTCTTTAAATAACGCTGAatctcagagagagagaattattccttttccaattatttttcaaGCTTTCTCCATCAAAGAGAATGTCTTGGTTTGATCCTGGTCTTAACATTTCTCTAACACTTGTCCATCTCCTCTTTTGAGAGGAAGCCTCGGGCTCAAAGCCTTCAGCAGGCAACAGAATCTGGCTAGAACTTAACAGCATtgtatttattctatttatagTTACCTTCTATTTAGAGTGATGATACTGGCTTTCCATTTTCAGTGGTGACACTGGGTTCATTactggtttctttttaaaatgttacatcagtttttttttaaagcagttcagggccggcccgtggcttagcggttaagtgcgcacgctctgctactggcggcccgggttcggatcccgggcgcgcattgacgcactgcttgtccagccatgctgaggccacatcccacatacagcaactagaaggatgtgcaactatgacatacaactatctactgggggtttgggggaaaaaaaggaggaggattggcaatagatgttagctcagagctggtcttcctcagcaaaaagaggattagcatggatgttagctcagggctgatcttcctgacaaaaaaaataaaataaaataaaaaaacaaaagcagttcaatttgaagaaaaatattaactaattaTTAGCACAGGTGATATGGAACATGGTAAAAATCATGAAGGAGGTACAGAACTGACTAACATTTGTGAAACATTGTTTTAAGCTCTCTGACATTTCTTTAAGATCTCTGACAGATCCTCCTTGAGCATATCTCAACCTTCTCCCAGCCCGTCTCACCCACCGCTTCCTTCCTGCCCAGCGATACTCCCAACCCACCTCCTGAGCACAACTTGGACGGGTCCTCCACTCCATCCTGCTACATCCCGACACAGGGTTTGCTAACTCACTTCAAgtccttatttttatttcctcaaagACAGCCTGAAAGAACTCAAGAGCAGGCTCTCTGTCCTTAATACCTCACCCAGTCTCCTGTTCAGTTCCTATTTCAGAGTTCCAAATGTGGCAGAAACTTAGCAAACGCCAATTAACCTGCTGAAGGCTCCATTCCTGCCAGTTACCTGCCAGTAACCTGAAGATTTTAACTTGTACAATCTGGGATTACATCCACCCAACTACACTGGCCTCTAAAGAGCCAACTCCAAAGGCACGTGTTGCAGGGGAGCTGGGGGTAACGTGATAAGTGACGGGAGCCTCAGGGAAAATACTTCAGGGGTTTGGCTGAACCCAATCCGACACGAACTACAGAGAATAAAGTAGCTGCCAAGGAAGCAAAAGACGTCCTAAGCTTCATCAACTGAAGGGAGAGGTGGCAGTCCTGTCATACCCCAGACAGGGACAACTTGAGGCCtttgagaaaaagagaaactgaagCCACTAAAGAAGAAAAGGACTAGGATGCTCACCAAAAAAGCGTGGCAAAAGAGAAACAGCCAAAGGAACTGGGCTCTTTAGTCTGGAGAAGAAACACCTGAATAGGCTATGATTCTGTGAAGGCTATGCCTGTAAGCAAAATAAGCACTAGACTTATTTTCTAAGGCCCTGGGGAGTATAAAAACCCCCCTTCCCGGTCCTCCCCAAATAAACACAGTAGGAGGTAGGAGGCAAATTTCAGTTTAATATAAAAACTTCTTAACAGAGTTGTCCAGTAGTTGAGCAGATTGCCTCATAAGATAGTAAGGTCTCTGTCACAGGAATACTGCAGTATCACTTGGATAATCTAGTGAAGATATTCATTCTTCAACTGAATATCTTCTAGTGaagatattcattcaacaagcagcCCTCTACTAGGCCCTGGACATATCCATCCAGCATCAAATAGCGGGTTAGGTTAGATTACTACTAAGGTTCTTTTTCAGCCTGAGAACTATGAATCCATCTGAATTTTTAAGATCAACGACCACTATCCCTCTTGACAGCCTACCATTTCCTCTATCCACACAGGCCAACCCAACCAGGGCAGCTCTCCATGTTTCCTATCAGGCCCTTACAGAGAGAACTCCCTTCTCAGAGTAGCAGCGCCCGCAGTTCCCGGATCTGTGGCAACACCTGACCCCACAATCCTCAGCTGTGTCTTTCAGAACAGAGATGCCCAGGTTAGAAGttaaccttttcctcttctatGACAACAGCAGCGCCCGGGGC encodes:
- the DDOST gene encoding dolichyl-diphosphooligosaccharide--protein glycosyltransferase 48 kDa subunit, whose product is MELGAGARAWALLWLLLLPLLGPVCASGLRTLVLLDNLNLRETHSLFFRSLKDRGFELTFKTADDPSLSLIKYGEFLYDNLIIFSPSVEDFGGNINVETISTFIDGGGSVLVAASSDIGDPLRELGSECGIEFDEEKTAVIDHHNYDISDLGQHTLIVADTENLLKAPTIVGKSSLNPILFRGVGMVADPDNPLVLDILTGSSTSYSFFPDKPVTQYPHAVGKNTLLIAGLQARNNARVIFSGSLDFFSDAFFNSAVQKATPGAQRYSQTGNYELAVALSRWVFKEEGVLRVGPVSHHRVGETAPPNAYTVTDLVEYSIVIEQLSDGRWVPFDGDDIQLEFVRIDPFVRTFLKKKGGKYSVQFKLPDVYGVFQFKVDYNRLGYTHLYSSTQVSVRPLQHTQYERFIPSAYPYYASAFSMMVGLFIFSIVFLHMKEKEKSD